In Bradyrhizobium sp. 200, the sequence TCAGGCAATTGCTCGGCGACCAGCACCGGACCGGCCGGCACGAATGTCCCTTCCAACGCCTTGCCGCCGACACGGAGGAAGTCGTTATTCGCGACCCCATGCGTCTGGTAAACGAGGCCCTTGAAGCCTCGCTCGACCAGTGTCGTCTGCGGCAACGCTGCCGGCGTGCCGGAAGCCGCGATGAAGACGGCGTCGGGATTTTGCGCCGTGATTTTCAGGATCTGGCCGAGCACGCTGTTGTCTGTCCGCTGATAGCGTTCCGACGCGACGACCTTGATGCCCGCGCCCTCGGCAAGGGCGATCATCACCTTGATCCAGCCCTCGCCATAGGCGTCGCTGAAACCGATCAGACCGACCGTTTTGATGTTCTTGCGTTTCATGTGTTCCAGCACGATCGAGGCCATCTGGGCATCGCTCTGCGGCGTCTTGAACACCCAGCGCCGCTTGTCGACGGTCGGCTCAACAATGGTTGCCGAGCCGGCAAGGCTGATCATCGGCGTCTTGTTTTCAGAGACGACGTCGAGCAAGGCCAGCGAGTTCGGGGTCAAGCTCGGGCCGATGATCGCATCGACGCCCTCTTCCGTGATCAACTTGCGCGCATTCGTCACCGTGGTCGAGGTATCGGAGGCGTCGTCGAGCAGGATGTAACGCACATCCTGTCCTCCCAGCTTCGACGGCAGAATCGAAACCGTGCGCTGCTGCGTAATCCCCACCGAGGCGGCCGGTCCGGTGGCCGACACGATGACGCCGATTTTCACTTCGGCCCGTGCTGGCGGCGCGATGAACGCCGCGGCTGCAATCAATGCTGTAACCAGTCTCTTCATTGAGTCCTCCCGAAATCTTCACGGTGTGTGTCTAGGCGTCTCATTCAAGTGCGACGCTTGGGAGGGACAGCCCCCTCCATCTTTCCTATTTACTTAGACCAAACGTTCGGACTAAGAAAGACAAAAATGCGAATGCGTCGCGGTTTCGACATTTTCGGGATCGTCAGACCGCTGTGCCCGGGGAGGATTCAATGCTTCACGCGGATGTTGAGGGGCTCGACTATTCGGCCATCCAGGCGCTGCAGCGGCAACGGCTGGCGGAACTGGCCCGCCGCCTCGAGGGACAGCCCGACTGGGTCGCACATTTCGCCACTGCCGGAATGCGACCGTCGGACCTCGCGGCCGATGACGGACTCGCCAACGCGCCCTTCCTCGACAAAACCGCCCTGCACGACCACTACCCGTTCCCGTTTCTGACCGCGCCGACGCCGTCGGTCAGGCGTTTCATGGCGACGTCAGGAACCACCGGCTTGCCGGTTCTGTTTGGCATGACCGAGAATGACTATGGCAGGCTCTTGCCCTACCAGATGGCGAGGATCCTGTCCGCGGCCGGCGTGCAACGCGGTCAGCGTGCTTATCAAGGTTATGGCTACGGATTGTGGATCGGTGGACCCGCGCTCGACGTCGGATTTGCCGCAATCGACTGCACCAGCTTCCCAATTGGTCCGGGCCGCGGCGAACTCGTGGTCAAATGGCTGCGGGATCACCGCTACGATGTTGCCTCGATGTCACCGCTCTGGCTGATGTCTCTGATCACGATCGCCAAGCAGGCCGGCATCGATCCGAAGAAGGAATGGTCGATCAGGCTCGCCATCCTCGGCGGACAATCGGTCTCGACCGAATTCCGCAATCAGCTCGAGGCGGAGATGCCGGACGGTTTCGTCAGCCAGAACATCTATGGCACCACCGAGGCCGGCGGTCCGGTCGTGGCGATCTCGACCCCATTCACGCATGCCGACGACGAACTGCAATTGGTGAACGAAGACACCATCATCACCGAAATTCTGGATCCCACGACATTGAAGCCTGTCACCCCCGGCGAGGTCGGCGAGCTGGTGATCACGACTCTGCAGCGCGAGGCCTCACCCGTCGTGCGGTGGCGAACGCGCGATCTGGTCCGATTGTCGCCGCGTCCGTTTGACTGCAAATCGGGGCGTCGAGGAATGCGCAAGATCGGGCGCATCATCGGCCGTACCGATGACATGATCAAGGTGAAGGGCGTGATCGTATTCCCCTCGCAGATTGAAGACGTCATCGCGGCAACGCCGGGGACCGTGAAGGAAGCCTGGCAGATCTATGTCGACAAGCAGCAGACGACGATTGGCTCGATGTGCGTGGCGATCGAGGCCGACCGCCGCGCCAACCGTCCCAAGGAAGATCTGATCGCCGACGTTCGCCGCGAGATTCGTGCGCGCCTTGGCTTCAATGCGGATGTCGAATGCTTCGTCGAAGGCACGTTGCCGCGCTACGAAGCAAAGGCCACCCGGGTCCTGCCGCGCGCGGAGGTCCCGAGAACGGTCTGATGACATTCCAGACCCAGCCAGGTCGATTGCTTCCTGAACGGCGGAGGCCTATATAGTTCGACCGTTCGAACGAATAACCAGGACAGCTTGTGACGAGACCCCGCTCACCGGACTACGACAATATCCACGAATCAATTGTCAAACAGGCTGCTTCCCTCTTTGCTCATCGCGGATACGCGGCAACCTCGATCAGCGACATAGCCGCCGCCTGCACCTGCTCGAAGTCGCGGCTCTATCACTATTTCGAGTCGAAGGAGGCGATCCTCGTCTACATGCTGACTGAGCATGTCGATCGGTTGCTGGGCGGCTGCGCCGATATTCTGTCGGGACGTGAGGACGACACCGCGCGTTTTAAGCGACTGATCCGATTCTTCATGGAAATCTATGCGGTATCCAGCGACAAGCATGCAGTGATGCTGACATGTCTCGAATTCCTGCCGCCCAACGTCCGCAAAGACGTCGTCAAAAAGCAACGGCAGCTGATCCAGATAGTTACCGATGTTCTCGCCAAGATTCGGCCGGATCGTGGCAGGGATGAATCAAGCGCGCACATCGATTCGATGCTCTTCTTTGGCATGATCAACTGGACCTACACCTGGTTTCGGCCGGACGGCCGCGTACTTCCGACCGAGCTCGCCGACCGCGCCGTCAGCCTGTTTCTCGACGGCTACATGAAGTCCAAGATATTCTGATAAAGGCCAATGGACGACGCTGAGCTCCAAGATGTCAAACGACGCATCGTCGCCGCGACCACAGCCTGGGCGCGAGCCGGTTCACTCGCGGAGGTCCGCGCCAGCTTCGAGGCGTTGTTTGCCGATCCCGACCAGACAAGTTTCAGTCCATTTACGATCGGCTAGATGCGGGCGGGGTTCGTGGAGACCCCACGATCATCGAGCGAGCGGATCATCCTGTTCTGCCATGGCGGCGGCTTTCAGGTTGGATCCATTGGCTCGCATTTTGGCCTGGTTCGTCGACTGGCCGATGCCGCCCACGCAAGGGTACTCGCGTTCGACTATCGCCTTGCGCCCGAGCACAGATATCCGGCTGCGCTGGAGGATGCGATCAGCGCGTACCGCTGGCTGCTTGATCGCGGAATTCCGCCATCCCGCATCACACTTGCCGGGGACTCGGCCGGCGGGGCGCTCGCGGTCGGGATCGCGGTTGCCGCGCGCGACAACGGCCTCCCGATGCCGGCCTGCACGGTGCTGATTTCGCCGTGGCTTGATCTCGCCATGCGCGGCGAAAGCTATTCAAGCCGCGCCGAGCTCGACATCTTCTCCAAACCGCAACAACTCGCCGCGATGTCGCGGGCCTATCTCGGACGGCACGGAACGCGCTGGATCCTCTCGCTTCTCCGATCGAAGCCGACCTCTCGGGACTGCCGCCGATCATCATTCACGCCGCAGACCACGACATTACGCGCGATGATTCCTTGCTGTTTGCGGAGCGTGCACGACAATATCGTGTGAAGGTCGAACTTCGCGTATGGCCCGGCCTGTTTCATCATTTCCAGATGTTCGGCGAACTATCCGCGAGCAAGGAATCCCTGGCCGAACTGGGCCGGTTCATCATCGAACGAATACCCGATGCGATCGACGGGCCTGGCGCCGGCATTTGATCAGCCGGCGCCACACCCCATTCCGCCCGAAACGCCGAGCGCCTCGCCGGTCACA encodes:
- a CDS encoding ABC transporter substrate-binding protein, whose protein sequence is MKRLVTALIAAAAFIAPPARAEVKIGVIVSATGPAASVGITQQRTVSILPSKLGGQDVRYILLDDASDTSTTVTNARKLITEEGVDAIIGPSLTPNSLALLDVVSENKTPMISLAGSATIVEPTVDKRRWVFKTPQSDAQMASIVLEHMKRKNIKTVGLIGFSDAYGEGWIKVMIALAEGAGIKVVASERYQRTDNSVLGQILKITAQNPDAVFIAASGTPAALPQTTLVERGFKGLVYQTHGVANNDFLRVGGKALEGTFVPAGPVLVAEQLPDGHPAKAAGLDFVKRYEAIPGAGARSTFAAYLWDAQLILNKAIAVASDIAKPGTEEFRVALRDAIENVKDVAGPNGVYNMSPSDHLGLDGRSRVMTQIVDGGWRLVQ
- a CDS encoding AMP-binding protein, with product MLHADVEGLDYSAIQALQRQRLAELARRLEGQPDWVAHFATAGMRPSDLAADDGLANAPFLDKTALHDHYPFPFLTAPTPSVRRFMATSGTTGLPVLFGMTENDYGRLLPYQMARILSAAGVQRGQRAYQGYGYGLWIGGPALDVGFAAIDCTSFPIGPGRGELVVKWLRDHRYDVASMSPLWLMSLITIAKQAGIDPKKEWSIRLAILGGQSVSTEFRNQLEAEMPDGFVSQNIYGTTEAGGPVVAISTPFTHADDELQLVNEDTIITEILDPTTLKPVTPGEVGELVITTLQREASPVVRWRTRDLVRLSPRPFDCKSGRRGMRKIGRIIGRTDDMIKVKGVIVFPSQIEDVIAATPGTVKEAWQIYVDKQQTTIGSMCVAIEADRRANRPKEDLIADVRREIRARLGFNADVECFVEGTLPRYEAKATRVLPRAEVPRTV
- a CDS encoding TetR/AcrR family transcriptional regulator: MTRPRSPDYDNIHESIVKQAASLFAHRGYAATSISDIAAACTCSKSRLYHYFESKEAILVYMLTEHVDRLLGGCADILSGREDDTARFKRLIRFFMEIYAVSSDKHAVMLTCLEFLPPNVRKDVVKKQRQLIQIVTDVLAKIRPDRGRDESSAHIDSMLFFGMINWTYTWFRPDGRVLPTELADRAVSLFLDGYMKSKIF
- a CDS encoding alpha/beta hydrolase, producing the protein METPRSSSERIILFCHGGGFQVGSIGSHFGLVRRLADAAHARVLAFDYRLAPEHRYPAALEDAISAYRWLLDRGIPPSRITLAGDSAGGALAVGIAVAARDNGLPMPACTVLISPWLDLAMRGESYSSRAELDIFSKPQQLAAMSRAYLGRHGTRWILSLLRSKPTSRDCRRSSFTPQTTTLRAMIPCCLRSVHDNIV